The sequence below is a genomic window from Rhodococcus sp. 4CII.
GCCGAGCGGGTGCGGAAAGTCGACTCTGCTCGACCTCCTCGGTGGGCTCAGCACGCCTACGTCCGGCCGGATTCTGCTCGACGGAAAGCCGGTCACCGGGCCGGGTTTGGACCGCGGAATCGTCTTCCAGCAGTACGCCCTCCTGCCGTGGCGCACGGCCCGGCACAACATCGAGTTCGGGCTCGAGGCCAAGGGGCTGCCGAGGAAGGAACGGCGCGAACTCGCCGAGCACTACCTCGAACTCGTCGGCCTGAAGGGGTTCGGCGACCGGTACCCGCACGAGCTGTCGGGCGGCATGAAGCAGCGCGTCGCGATCGCCCGCAGCCTGGCGTTCGACCCCGAGGTGCTGCTGATGGACGAGCCGTTCGCCGCGCTCGACGCCCAGACCCGGGAGTCGCTGCAGGACGAACTGCTGCGCATCTGGAAGGCCACCGGCAAGACCATCCTGTTCATCACCCACGGCATCGACGAAGCCATCTACCTCGGGCAACGGGTCGCCGTCCTGACGTCACGGCCCGGCCGGGTGAAGACGTTCGTGGACATCGACATCGACCGCTCGGGTGAGGACGTCCGGTCCAACGAGCAGTTCCGGCACTACCGGCACCGCATCTGGACGCTGCTGCACGGCGAAGTGGAGCGTGCACAGGTGATCGAGAAGGAGGAAGCACATGTCTAGCGCACTCGCGGCACCGGAAGCTCCCGTCACAACCGATCCGGCGGTGCCCCGGACGCCCGCTCCGGCCCCACCGGAGCCGGGTGTCGGCCGGCGTGTCGGTGCGGCCCTGGGGCCCGTCGCCTGGCGCATTCTCAAGCCGTCGATCGCGATCGTCGCCTTCCTCGCGCTGTGGGAGATCGCACCCCGCGTCGGCCTCGTCGACGAGGTGTTCCTGCCCCCGTTCAGCACGGTCGTCGGAGCGTTCGCCGATCTGGCCGGCAGCGGGGAACTGTGGGAGCACGTGTCCGCGAGCCTCTCCCGCGCCCTGATCGGATTCTTCGTGGCGGTCGTGATCGCGATTCCGCTGGGCATCGCGATCGCCTGGTACCGGCCCGTCTCGGATTTCCTGAACCCGATCCTCGAACTGTTCCGCAACACGGCGGCGCTGGCATTGCTTCCCGTCTTCATCCTGATTCTCGGCATCGGCGAGGAATCCAAGATCGCCCTCGTCATCTACGCGTGCACCTTCCCGATCCTGCTGAACACGATCTCCGGTGTCCGCACCGTCGACCCGTTGTTGATCAAGTCGGCCTCCTCGCTCGGACTGTCGCCGGTGCGGCTGTTCCAGAAGGTGGTGCTGCCCGCTGCGGTCCCCACCATCTTCACCGGTATCCGCATGGCCGCGGCGTCGTCCATCCTCGTGCTGATCGCCGCCGAGATGGTCGGGGCGAAGGCCGGGCTCGGCTACCTGATCACCGCGTCCCAGTTCAACTTCCAGATCCCCAACATGTATGCGGGCATCGTCGCGATCTCGGTTCTCGGGCTATCGCTGAACGCCGTCCTCGTCCTGATCGAACGCCGGC
It includes:
- a CDS encoding ABC transporter ATP-binding protein; translation: MSTIAPNLDRVQTPKLRLEHVTKQFDVRGSKDKFTAIEDIDIDLADGEFLVLVGPSGCGKSTLLDLLGGLSTPTSGRILLDGKPVTGPGLDRGIVFQQYALLPWRTARHNIEFGLEAKGLPRKERRELAEHYLELVGLKGFGDRYPHELSGGMKQRVAIARSLAFDPEVLLMDEPFAALDAQTRESLQDELLRIWKATGKTILFITHGIDEAIYLGQRVAVLTSRPGRVKTFVDIDIDRSGEDVRSNEQFRHYRHRIWTLLHGEVERAQVIEKEEAHV
- a CDS encoding ABC transporter permease is translated as MSSALAAPEAPVTTDPAVPRTPAPAPPEPGVGRRVGAALGPVAWRILKPSIAIVAFLALWEIAPRVGLVDEVFLPPFSTVVGAFADLAGSGELWEHVSASLSRALIGFFVAVVIAIPLGIAIAWYRPVSDFLNPILELFRNTAALALLPVFILILGIGEESKIALVIYACTFPILLNTISGVRTVDPLLIKSASSLGLSPVRLFQKVVLPAAVPTIFTGIRMAAASSILVLIAAEMVGAKAGLGYLITASQFNFQIPNMYAGIVAISVLGLSLNAVLVLIERRLSRWRV